Genomic DNA from Thiosocius teredinicola:
TTTACTTATACAGCGCTGTTTCTGGAAATAAGTAAATACATGACGGTGAAGGATCTCGATTACGTCATCGCCTCTCACCAGGACCCGGATATCGTTGCCAGCCTCAACAAGTGGCTGGTCGGCACCAACGCCAAGATCGTCGTGCCCGAGCTTTGGGAGCGTTTCATTCCGCACTTCACCCGACCCGGCAAAACCAAGGGCCGGATCATCGGCATGCCCGACAAAGGCATGAACCTCGAACTTGGGGGTATCAACATCAAGGCGATCCCCGCCCATTTCCTGCACGCCGAAGGCAACTTCCAGTTCTACGATCCCAAGAGCAAGATCCTGTTCTCGGGCGACCTGGGCGCCAACCTCTGCCCACCGGAGCAACTCGACAAGCCGGCCGAGAGCCTTAACGAAGTCATGCCGTATATGGAAGGCTTTCACCGCCGCTACATGAACAGCAACCGCGTCTGCCGCTTCTGGGCCAACATGGCAGCTGGTATGGATATCAACATGCTCGTTCCACAACACGGCCGCGCATTCACCGGCAAAGCAATCAAAGAGTTCATCGTGTGGATCAGCGAGCTGAATTGCGGGATCGACCTGATCCAGCAGTCGGATTATCAGGTGCCTTGATTGTCGTACGCTAGGGTCATTCATGGTGACCCTTAGGCCGTTCGAAATCGCATTGACGATGAACTGCGATGCTTGTGGCCAGACTCGGTGCTAAGGCAATCGTATCGATTCGTCAGCTACTGCCCAGCTGCTCAAAGATGAACTCAGCGACATTCCCAACGCTTCATGATCACCTTAGGCCGTCGATGGTACCGGTTCCGAACTGGAGCACCCTCACTTCACTGACCGTAGGACACGCCGCGTAAATGGACTAAAGATTCGACTGAATTAACTAGGCACAATCGCCCCACAAGGATTAGGGGACCAATGCATGAAGCTTCTTACCTACCCAATTATTGCGTTCGCCGCAACGTTTGCACCTGCTTGTCCAGGTGTGCTGGCAAGTGCGCCAAAGTTAGAACTGACACCAACTCCAAGAGCCGCACAGCTCTATCCCGATTTCCCTACCGACGGTATTTTCCCGAGGATTGAGGACGCGCAATCAGCGCCTGATCCAAGCGCACTACGTCAGCCAGAAAGCCTCGTGAAGAATTTGAAAGCAATTCAAACAGGCACACTGGAAGAGCGGCTGCAAGCGTTGAAGAAGAAGTCCATCGACGACCAGGTTTTTATTGAGGGCGGCAAGTTTTTGATGGGCGATTTCGGTTATTTGCAAAGCAATGAAAAGCTTCCTTGGAGCAGCGCAAAATCGAATAAACCGCTACGGAAAATTAGGCTGTCAAGCTATGCAATGAGCAAGTACAAGGTAACGTACGCAGAGTTTGATCTATTCACGGAAGCCAATAATGCCGAACGTATTCAAACAGACATGTGGTTCAAGCCAAAGCGTATCCCTGATGCTCCAGCAGGTGTAACTTGGGAGCAAGCAAAAGCGTATTGTACTTGGCTAAGCACTCTCACAGGGCAGCCGTTCGACTTGCTCTCAGAGGCTCAATGGGAGTTTGCCGCACGAAGTCGAGGTTATTTGATCGTGTGGCCGACCAATGATGGAACGTTGCGCCCGAATTACAATGTGCCCACCTCCGAACTTCGTGAGCGCTTGAATGGTGGATCAATCTACCCGATTGGTAAGTTTCCTCCAAATCCGCTGGGGCTATACGATCTCGCCCACAACGGGCTGGAGTGGGTCGATGATTGGTATTCAGCCTCATATTTCGCTGAATCTTCAATCGCGACTGATCCTAAAGGGCCGCCGGATGGCGACCTTAAGGTATTGCGCTCGTGGCCGCCCGGTGACAGTTTTGCTGGAATGAGTTTCGACAAGAGAGCTTTTCAGCCGGGCACACCGGCAAAGCCAAAGGTGGCCGGAATGATGATAGGCGGGCCAAGTCCAACAAGGACAGTGCGTTGCGGCTCAAAGATAACAGAACAACTTCGTTAAGCTATCTTCGATATCCTAGGCGTTTCCAAACCCGCATCAAATCCCCCGGCCACTTCAAACCCGGGGTCATCGCCTATTTCAACGTGTTACGCATATAGTGCACGGTTTTTACTAACGAACGCATATCCAATGATTGCTTCGTCATATAGATTGCCGTTGAAATTGCCAATCCCTTTGCCGTCGATCTTTGTATCATATCCCATCGCTACGAAGCTCTATACTTAGCAAAGTTTCCTACCCCAGCCCGAAGGATCTTCGCGTCAATTGGCGTCAAGAGCCGCATCATATTCCTGAAGCCCGATTTGCTACGAGGCTGAAGACTGACGATTCCAATTGCTTCTTTTCGATGCTTAAGAACGCCAAGTTCGGTCCTTGGATTTCTGAAAGGTATGTTGTTCCGGATTTCCAGCTATGCCTTGCCAGCTTACAAAGAATCCGACATCTCGTTTCGCGAGCATCGAGTGCTTGGCGTAGGTTGTCGATGCTGCAACTGCCTGTGCCCGATTTCACCCAGCCGTATGGGCCGGGGTCGTCGATGGCTTCGATCCATAGTGGTCAGTCGTTGCTGTTGTTAGGACATGCTTAGCATTTTGTGTGCACATGCCGTTGCATCAACTAGGTACAATCAGCTCCAATGGATCTCAGGGAGAAACGCATGAAGCACATTATTTACGCATTGGCCATCGTCACCATTCTCTCGTTACCGGCTTGCGCAGATGAAATGGTAAATGTGACAACGTTAGAGCTGACGCCAACGCCACGAGCCGCAAAGCTTTACCCAGATTTTCCGACCGACGGAATATTTCCGAGTATTGAAAAGGCCGACTCAATGCCCGACCCTGAAAGCTTGCATCAACCTGAAAGCCTAAGACAGGACCTAAAGGCGATTCAAACGGGTGCTCTCGAGCAACGGCTGGCAGCGTTGAAAAAGAAATCGATCGATGACCAAGTGTTTGTTGGGGGCGGCAAGTTTCTGATGGGCGATTTCGGTCATTTGCAAAGCAAAGAGGGGCTACCTTGGAGCTCGACAAAGTCAAATAAGCCACTGAGAGAGGTTATGTTATCTAGCTACTCCATCAGCAAGTACAAGGTGACATATGCAGAATTTGACCTGTACACCGAAGCAAATGGATTAGAGAGCATCCAAACAGAGGAATGGTTCCAAAATTATCGGCTTTCAGCCGCACCAGCTGGAGTGACATGGGAACAGGCGAAATCGTATTGCTCTTGGCTAGGCAAGCTGACCGAAAAGCCTTTTGATCTGCCTACGGAAGCACAATGGGAGTTTGCCGCGCGTAGTCGAGGCTTTCTAATTGTGTGGCCCACAGATGACGGAACTCTGACATGGGACAGAAATGTTCCTAGCTACAAATTGTTCACAGCCCTTAACGAAGGGTCTCTGCATCCAATCGCGTTGTTCCCGCCGAATCCGCTAGGAATATATGATCTCGCACATAACGGCATGGAGTGGACCAATGATTGGTATTCAGATAGCGATTATGCTGATTCTCCGACAATCGCTGATCCAAGAGGCCCTTCAACAGGAAAGGAAAAAGTTGTCCGTTCATGGCCGCCCGGCTGGGATTTGGCTGCAATGAGTTTCGACCGGCATAGCGAACCAATGGAGGTTCCTGAGCCCCGAGTAGTGAATGGGCTGTCGTACGGAGGCGGTCCGAGCACGTCAAATACTGTTCGATGCGCGACAGCAGGTATCCGCTAAGTGATAATCGAAAGGTCTGGTCTTTCTGATCCTGGATCGTATCCTCCGGCGACGTTGAACCCGGGATGGTCACCCATATTTACGCGCGCAGCATACAAGGCGTTGTTGTTGTCGACGAATGAATACCCGACAACAGGCTTTTCATAAAGGTTGTCGTATAAATCTTGAAGTGACTCGTAGTATCGGCTTACCTGCTTATCGTAGTCGTCAGGGTCGTACCCCATGTCCATGAAGTTTTTAACGTGCTGGAAATTCTCTTCCCAGCCTTTCGAACCCTTTGTGCCATTCGGCGTCATATGCTGCATCATATTTCGAAAGTCTGCTTTGCTACGCGCCTTAAAGCAGACGATCTTTATAGCTTCTTTGCGAAGCTTCAAAAACGCCAAATGTGTGCCCTGATTTTCTGGTAAGTGTGTTGTCTTAGTCATCCAGCTGTGCCGGGTTAGTTGGTAAAGAATCTGTCCTCTAGTTTCAGGTGGGGAGTAGTTCAAGGCAGTAGGCTCATCTAGCACGCCTTTCATGAGTTCGACTCGAAACTCTTCCTTTTCGTATTGTTGTACCAATCTAATCAAAAATTGTTCTACGTTCTTCCCTAGCATCGCAATGGCGTCTTCAATAATCTGACCCGTTTGTATCATCAACAGCGATATTGCTTGCCAAGTCTTGAATGCGATATCTGTGAGGATCACCATGAACTCATAGTTTGTCGCATACAGAGCGTAGGCAAGATACTTCATCATCTCCAAAGTCTTACCGACATCGACTTCCAGCTCCAGCTTGCCTCTCGCGCCAACGCCAAGGCAGGCTGATGCGGCGACTAATATGCGAAATTTTCCGTCCATGAAGGTTATCGTTGCCCGCCCACCGATTCCTACGCCAGCTTGGAATCCGACGCCAGGCCCAATCGCCGCCAGCGGAACAAACTCTCGTGCTTCTGGGCTATTCCATTCGAACGCCCCCTTTATACTTCCGCCAGCTTTCACACCGGCAAAGATTTCAATATTTCCATTGCCCGATGCCCCATCACGCGCCTTTTTCGAAATGTCGATGTAACGATCGCGCTGGCTTCCTGGACGGGGATGACCACGCATGCCGGCTTTGCCTTCCATCAGACTCGTGTAATCGACCGCCACATCAAGTTCAGCGACAGCGCTAGCGCCAGCGGCGCCATAGAGCTCGAGATTCGCAGCAAGTCGAACCAGACCGATCTTGTATTCGGTTTTGGTATTCGGGCCCGTTATTGCCCATCGAAACCCAGATCTATCCGGCCAATAGCAACTCGCTCGAAACTTGCCTTCGGCAACGATGAACTCACCACGTGCATTCGCTCGTAGGGCGACGTTGCCTTCTTTGGGAGCCCATTCTGTTTGGAGGCCCGCACCGGCGAAGTAACGCAGCAGTTGTGCTTCCGCGCCGACTTCAACATTCTCGTGGCCCGCGTTAATGCCTCTTGCCCATGAATCCAGGGATTCTTTGATCGATTTGTTGACGTCTGCCAGCGCAACACCGGAGGCCCATGGTTCATCGTAAAGTTTGCCGGACGCTTCAAAATTTTTGAGCTGCTGCCCGAGCTTCTTCGTGTCAATCTTTCCGTCTTCTGTAATTATGGTGTTCTGCGGGCGCCCGAAATACTGATCACGCTCTTTGGTACTGAGCGGATAGGTACGGAAATGCGACTTTATCTTTTTGCTTCTGACATATGTCCATTTTCTACCCCACTTATGTTTGTCTCTGCCTGAAGACGCATCTTCGCTCGCGGCGTTCCTCGGATAAATCGGGATGAGTTCTAGAATTTTGTCACCGGTCCCATCCAGGTTACCTATTGGCTTGATTTCGTTGACAATCGAATCTTGAGCTGCCTGCAATTTGCTATCAGCTTCCTGCAACTTACGTTCCTGTTCTAGAACGACTTGCGAATCTTCGGGTTTGCCTTTGGTGGGTACGCCTTCAGCTTTCCGCTCCGCCTCTAGCATCTGGTCGGCGGCGAGCATGCGAGCCTCTTTCGCATTGCGAAACTCGTAGATTAAGTAATCCATTTTGCGGCATTCGTTCTCGAAGGCCGCAGCGTGTTGTGGTTCGACAACCACAAACTCGTTAGTTTCTGGCCGGTAGAACAACAATGCACCGCCGGATACACGTGCCTCAACTTCGCTACCTGCACGTGCGTTGCTCGTCCCGTCAGCGATGACCTGCTTCCTTTCTCGTGTTGGTCGAAATACTGTTGAGCTTGAATCGTTGGATTTTGCGTACGGGTCGTATCTTTCGTTCTTATTGTTGTCGGGGCGAAATACAGGCTCATCCATGATTCAGTCTTCCAAGATCAATCGTACAGTTTTCTTCTCAAAACCAGTTTGCACACGCACCGTCTGCCCATCAGCGTTCGTTAGTCCGCTGGCGAGTACAGCTCCCGTCTCGTCTTCTATCCGGTAGGGAAGAAACGCCCGAGGTTCTCCCGACGTTTCGTCGCGAATTACAAACAGTTCGTCGTAGAGATCCTTTGGGTCGGGAAGATCTAGTCCAAGCCCAGTTGAATCTGCCGGCCCCGTGAAGTTCTTCTGACTGGCCTTAAACTTCACCTCACCCGGCGCATGTACTTCAATGTTGCCGCCTTCGAGCTTGATGTAGGCCCCTTGTGCGGTGGCGAGCAGGTGACCCTTGGCCGACGCGTGTGTGCTGGCGTGGGTGCTGGTGATGGTCACTTTCTTTTCAGCGGCGATCTTGGTCTGGTCTGACTGCGATTGCATGCTGACTTTGCCGCTGGCAGCGTGCAGGTGAATACCCGTCTCGGTATTCGGTTTGCTGCCGTTCTCGGCTTTGCCGATGGTGAACATCGACAGCCCGCTGCGAATCGCGACGCTCTGGTTGGCCTGGGTAACGAAGTTGGTGTCCTGGCTGGTCGTAATGCTCGTGGTCTTGCCAGCGACCAGGAAGGCATTGGCCGGGGTCAGTTGCGCGATGCCGCCGGGTGCGGCGTATTGGATGCGCGGTTCGCTCCAGGCCGGTACGGTGCCGCTGCCGCCCAGTGTTGCCTTGAATTCACCGTGGGTGCTCTCGCTGTGCTCGCCGAGGTTGTCGGTGCTTTCGAGTACCTCCAAGGCATGCTCGAGGGCCTTGCTGACAGGCAGCTCTTTGGCAGCCGGGTCGTTGGCGAGTGCGGCGTTCTGCTTGGCGGCGACATCGGCGAGCGACACGGTCAGGTCTTTGGCGATGCCGGTTTGATCGATTGGCTCGCGGCTGTCGAGGTGGGCGCTCGATGCGCCACGCCGGGCGTCGGCCGAGATCAGTACGCCGGCACCGGCACGTAGCGCGGCGCTGGCTTGGGTGGTCAGATCGACACCGTGTCCGCGCGCTGCGAGGCGTTCATTGTCGTCCTGTTGTTTGAGGTGACCGAGTTGCAGCCAGGTATCGAACTGGGTGCTGCCCAGTTCGATGCGCGCCTCACCCGGTGCGTCGTCGAACACCAGCTGGTTGAAGCCGCCCTGGCCACTGCGGCTGGTCTGCAAGGCCTGGGTCTTGATGCCTGACAGCGATGCGGTATGGGCGTGCGGCTCGGCCTTGCCGGCGAAGAAGGCCGGCGCATTGGCGCTCGATTGGCTACCACCTTGCGCACGTTGGTTACCCGCGGCGTCGGCCTGTCCTTGACCGTTGTATACCGCACCAACCACAACGGGTCGATCGATGTTGCCGTGCAGAAATGCCACCAGCACCTCCTGGCCGGGGCGCGGGATCAGGTGGCCGCCCCAGTTGGCACCCGCGACCGGTGTGGCGACGCGCACCCATGTACCCAGCCGATCGCTGGCCGGCGCATTGTCACCGTAGTTGGGTTGATTGCGTCGGTTGGCGGCATTGGCACCACGTTGCCAATGAAACTGCACGCGTACGCGATGGTCGCGATCGGTGTGGGTCGGTGCGCCGTCGCCGACAACGATCGCCGTCTGGGTGCCGTCAATTGTCGGCTTGGGATGGATAAACCTGCCGTGACCGTCGATATCGAGTGGTCGCCACGGCACGTTGACCCGCACGGCCGTCAGCCGATTGCGATAAAGGTCGGGCGAGGTTTCGGCATCGCCCCAGACCTCGTCGAACAGCGATGCCCGATCACCGAGCGCCGCCATTGCGTCGGGGACGCGCTCATTGAGATTGTTGCGTGCTTGATGGGTAATCTCGACGATCGCGAAGCGGCGATGTTCTTCTTCGTCACCGGCGTGATCTTCGTGGTCGTCGAGGCGGAAGATGCTGCCCGGCATCGCGGTACGCACGGTACCTTCACCGGTGAACAGTTTCGCGCGCGCATCGAGTGCCTGGCGTTGATTGTCGATGCGGCGATTGCCTTGCGCCGATGTTTCCCAGGCGTACTGGCCGGGGTCGTCGACAGCTTCGATCATCCACGATTCGCTGCCGTTGTCGATTCGGCTGGGCGCAGACTGGGGTCGGGTATCGAGCGTGCGGTAGTCCCAACTCGCTGACGTGGTGATGCTGCTGTCCAGGCGACGGCTGCCGTGCCATCGATCGAGGCTGTCTTCGCTCAGCGTGGCTCCGGGTTGGGTGAAACGAAATGCCGGCTGAATATTGTCGACGAACGCTTCGTTGTGATCGGCGATGACCAAGGTATGTTTGCCGAAAACGTCGCTGTCATCGCCGGTGTGTTCGAACCAACAGAACAGTCCTTCTTCGACCAGCAGGCGACGGACAAATGCCAGATCGGTTTCCTGGTATTGGGTAGTGATCGAGCGGGTGGGGTAGAGCTCGCGGTCGGCAATTTCCCAGCGCCAGTCGGGCACGAGTTTGGCTTGTTGCCAGCTGCCCAGAACCTGCTCGACGATGTCGAACACTGTACGATCCTGATAGATCACACTGTCGCGACGATGATTGAGAAACGCCAACCACGGTTCGATCTTCAGTTGGTAACGTCCGAACCCGGCGTTGGCGCCGACGCGCGTGATCTGGGTGATATGCCCATGGAACGGCCGAAGCTCGGTACGTGACTGACTCGTTTGCAGGTCGAGCCGCACAGGCTGGCCGAGCAAGGTAGTGAGGTCATGATGGGCATCGGCCGACAATGCCGTCATATCGATGACGAAACCGGTGTGGTCGCAGGTAGGGCCGATGGCTTCGCGAATCTGGACGGTTTCAGCCAGGAAGGCGTCCGGGCCGGCGGGCGTGTGCAGAACCAGTAGCCGGTTGTTCTGGCTCCAGTCAGCTCCGTTTAACAGCGAATCAATCACGAACATCCCTTCCTTGGGGTAACTACACCCGATGCGCGGTACAGGTTACGCCTTGGCTTTTGCCATCCGATGACGTTGCCCTGGATTACCGATCGCGGCCGGCGCCGAGCCTTGTCTGAGGGTTGGCTCCGCGCCTACCCACAACCAGCGGGCCGACTAACGTAACGCGTGCGATGATATCACGACGGTTGCGCTGTTCGCGTCATCGAGCAGACGTAGATTCTTGAATTCGGTGCACAGAAGCGGCGAGTGTGTCGGGCAAACAGAGCAATTCGTCTGCGCTACGTCGATTTCGATAACACGGTTTTACATCTGGCTTTCGTGCGCAGCACGATCGGCTAAGGATCGGCCAACGATGCGGCGAAGTTGTTGATCCGCTCGATGGTTGCGGCCACCTTGCGCATGATCTCGTCCGGCGGGTTCGCCAGGCCGGATTTCACCAAAGACGGCACGTCATCGGCCGCCGGCAATGCCTCGTCGCCGTCGTCGGAACGACCGATGTGCCACAAGGCGGCGATCGTGATATCCGAATAGTTGGGGTCACCGTCATGATCGTACGACCAGGGCCGGTTGATGCTGGCGGTCTCGACCGCTTCGTGCGGCATGTTCCACAAGGTAAGCAACACCTGGCTCACGGTCGCGCGATTCTGGCGTAGTACGCGCTGCAATGCGGCAGGGTCCTGAAGATCGGCATGTTGGTCTGCGTAGCTGAGCAGAACCGGTTCCGAGATGCTGTGCATCAGGCCGACCACGCCGGCGGAGTCGCGATCGAAACGGCTGTCGATGCGCGCAAGCACGCGGCAAACGGCACCCATCTGTACGGCGCGTCGCCACCAGGCGCGCATCTGGTTGCGTACTGTCTGCGAATCGCTGCGCAGTGATTCACGTAGCACGCAGCGCACCGCAAACTCGAAGCACTGCTCGGCGCCAAGTTGCTTGATCGCGGCCGGGATGTTGCGCGATACCTGTTCGGCACCGCCGATCAACTTGGCCGCGCGCAATACCTTGAGTGTGATGACCGGGCAGCGCGACAGTGTCTTCGCCATCTTGGGGATGTCGCCGTTGGGATTCAGCGAACGACCGACATGTACGGCCACTTCCGGATCCGACGGCACGAACACATGCCCGCGGTTGATGTCATCGAACAGGTCGAAGATCAGCGGATGATGCGATTCCTCGCCCTCGATGAGCTGGCTCGCGGTGTTGAACAGGTCGGTCTCTTCGACAATGAACGCCTGCGTAGACAGGTCGCAGACGTAGCGATCGAGTAATTGTTGTTCGACGAACAGGTAGCGGGTCAGCGTCTGGGCGGTTACCCGATATCGCGAAGGTCGCAGTTTCGACAGCGGGCCTTGCGCGGCTTCGTCACCGTCGGCCACGACGTGTCGTGCACCGTCATTGGCGACCAGTTCAACGCGACCGGACAGCAAGAACAGCAGGCGCTTGTCTTCGCTGCCCATCGGCAGCAGGCAGGTGCCGGGCGGTGCTTTTTGGACGTCGAGCAGTTCCGCCAAACCTTCCAGCTGTTGGTCGTCGAGACTGGACAGATGTTCGAGGCGGCGCAAAGCAGCAATGATGGATGCGCGGTCATCCTCCGGCATCTGCTTGGCTCCCGGCTTGGTGGATTCGTTTTTTATCTGGGCACTCATGTTATCGCTGCCGTATATGTTTGACTATTCCTGTCGGGGCACGCTCATCCGGCAAGCAACTGCTTGGCGGCTGCGATCTCCGCTTCCGCTTCGTCGTCCTTCAGCGCCTGCAGGTGTTGGCTTTGTTCATCGACCATCAGACCAAGACGCGCCACCGCCGGCACCTTCTGTGGATCGAGGTCGCCGAAGATCCCTTCGTGTACCTGTGCTGCGATCACAAGATCCGCGTAATCGGGTTTGCCCGGGTGTTCGCGTCGCCAGTTCTCTGCCTCTTTGGCGGCGTTGGCCAACTCGACGGGTAGCTTCCATTTTGAAAGGATCAGCCCGCTGAGCTGGCTGCGCAGTGAACGGATACTTGCCTCGAGCGCGACCGGATCTTCGGCAACCTCGGGTACTTCACGTGCGTAGCTGATCACGGCCAAACCGCCGACGTCGTGTATCAGGCCGGCCAGCATCGCTTCATGCGGATTGAAACCGTTGACCCGCGTGCTCAGTACGTGGGTCAGCGCGGCAATGCGCCGGCTGTGTTCCCACAATCCCAGCATGCGCTTTTTCAGCACCTTGCTGTCGGTGCGGAACAACTCGCGCAACGCGAAGGTGACGACCAGTGTGCGTATGTTCTGCATGCCGAGCCGGGCCACGGCATCGGCGACGGTCGCCAACTGCGCGACACCGCCGAAACGGGCGCTGTTGGCCGCCTTGATCACTTTCACGGCAATCGCCGGATCGGTTTCGATCAGTTTCGCGATCCGCCGGGCGTCGGCATCGTCGTTGTTCACCGCCTCGCCGATGCGCACGGCGACTTCGGGCAGGCTCGGCAGCAACAGGTGTTCGGTGTTGAGGTCTTCGTACAACCTCAGAGTCAGGCGGTTCTCTGCGCCGAGGTGGCCGAGGTCTTCTTCCTCTTCCACTTCGTAATTGTCGATCGTGAGGCCGGAATGCGGTTCGACCGATCCGAGCGATTCGCTCAGAAGGCCGTTGTCGATCCGCAGAAAGCGCACCGGGCTGCGCGCGACGACGTGATAATGGCTGGGGCGCAGGCGCGCCAACGGCGACTTGGCCGACTCGTCGGTATGGCGGATCGTGGTCACCGCGCCATCTTCCGCCTGGAGTTCGCAGGTGCCATCCAACAGATACAAGATGGCGTCATCTTCGGAACCGATTTGCAACAATTCGGCGCCTTTCGGCGCATGATGAACAAACGTCTGCGCGCTCAGCGTGTGCAATATGTCATCCCCCAAGTCGCGCAGGGTGCTCAGCCGGCGCAGTGCGGCGGGTGAAGGATGTTCGGTCGTTTCGGTCATAGATGCTCGGCTGACAGAGACTTTTCGCTATCCAAAAGTCGGCGCGCCGGGCAGATTCTGAAGGTAAACAGACGTAAAAAAACCCGCCAGAGGCGGGCCTTTTAGGCGGAAA
This window encodes:
- a CDS encoding formylglycine-generating enzyme family protein, producing the protein MKLLTYPIIAFAATFAPACPGVLASAPKLELTPTPRAAQLYPDFPTDGIFPRIEDAQSAPDPSALRQPESLVKNLKAIQTGTLEERLQALKKKSIDDQVFIEGGKFLMGDFGYLQSNEKLPWSSAKSNKPLRKIRLSSYAMSKYKVTYAEFDLFTEANNAERIQTDMWFKPKRIPDAPAGVTWEQAKAYCTWLSTLTGQPFDLLSEAQWEFAARSRGYLIVWPTNDGTLRPNYNVPTSELRERLNGGSIYPIGKFPPNPLGLYDLAHNGLEWVDDWYSASYFAESSIATDPKGPPDGDLKVLRSWPPGDSFAGMSFDKRAFQPGTPAKPKVAGMMIGGPSPTRTVRCGSKITEQLR
- a CDS encoding oxygen-binding di-iron domain-containing protein, translating into MAIELFNDGNHVCVAIRDLASGEAVQANQFLIYDSNHAALIDPGGEFTYTALFLEISKYMTVKDLDYVIASHQDPDIVASLNKWLVGTNAKIVVPELWERFIPHFTRPGKTKGRIIGMPDKGMNLELGGINIKAIPAHFLHAEGNFQFYDPKSKILFSGDLGANLCPPEQLDKPAESLNEVMPYMEGFHRRYMNSNRVCRFWANMAAGMDINMLVPQHGRAFTGKAIKEFIVWISELNCGIDLIQQSDYQVP
- a CDS encoding type VI secretion system Vgr family protein; protein product: MIDSLLNGADWSQNNRLLVLHTPAGPDAFLAETVQIREAIGPTCDHTGFVIDMTALSADAHHDLTTLLGQPVRLDLQTSQSRTELRPFHGHITQITRVGANAGFGRYQLKIEPWLAFLNHRRDSVIYQDRTVFDIVEQVLGSWQQAKLVPDWRWEIADRELYPTRSITTQYQETDLAFVRRLLVEEGLFCWFEHTGDDSDVFGKHTLVIADHNEAFVDNIQPAFRFTQPGATLSEDSLDRWHGSRRLDSSITTSASWDYRTLDTRPQSAPSRIDNGSESWMIEAVDDPGQYAWETSAQGNRRIDNQRQALDARAKLFTGEGTVRTAMPGSIFRLDDHEDHAGDEEEHRRFAIVEITHQARNNLNERVPDAMAALGDRASLFDEVWGDAETSPDLYRNRLTAVRVNVPWRPLDIDGHGRFIHPKPTIDGTQTAIVVGDGAPTHTDRDHRVRVQFHWQRGANAANRRNQPNYGDNAPASDRLGTWVRVATPVAGANWGGHLIPRPGQEVLVAFLHGNIDRPVVVGAVYNGQGQADAAGNQRAQGGSQSSANAPAFFAGKAEPHAHTASLSGIKTQALQTSRSGQGGFNQLVFDDAPGEARIELGSTQFDTWLQLGHLKQQDDNERLAARGHGVDLTTQASAALRAGAGVLISADARRGASSAHLDSREPIDQTGIAKDLTVSLADVAAKQNAALANDPAAKELPVSKALEHALEVLESTDNLGEHSESTHGEFKATLGGSGTVPAWSEPRIQYAAPGGIAQLTPANAFLVAGKTTSITTSQDTNFVTQANQSVAIRSGLSMFTIGKAENGSKPNTETGIHLHAASGKVSMQSQSDQTKIAAEKKVTITSTHASTHASAKGHLLATAQGAYIKLEGGNIEVHAPGEVKFKASQKNFTGPADSTGLGLDLPDPKDLYDELFVIRDETSGEPRAFLPYRIEDETGAVLASGLTNADGQTVRVQTGFEKKTVRLILED
- a CDS encoding formylglycine-generating enzyme family protein is translated as MKHIIYALAIVTILSLPACADEMVNVTTLELTPTPRAAKLYPDFPTDGIFPSIEKADSMPDPESLHQPESLRQDLKAIQTGALEQRLAALKKKSIDDQVFVGGGKFLMGDFGHLQSKEGLPWSSTKSNKPLREVMLSSYSISKYKVTYAEFDLYTEANGLESIQTEEWFQNYRLSAAPAGVTWEQAKSYCSWLGKLTEKPFDLPTEAQWEFAARSRGFLIVWPTDDGTLTWDRNVPSYKLFTALNEGSLHPIALFPPNPLGIYDLAHNGMEWTNDWYSDSDYADSPTIADPRGPSTGKEKVVRSWPPGWDLAAMSFDRHSEPMEVPEPRVVNGLSYGGGPSTSNTVRCATAGIR
- a CDS encoding HDOD domain-containing protein, translated to MSAQIKNESTKPGAKQMPEDDRASIIAALRRLEHLSSLDDQQLEGLAELLDVQKAPPGTCLLPMGSEDKRLLFLLSGRVELVANDGARHVVADGDEAAQGPLSKLRPSRYRVTAQTLTRYLFVEQQLLDRYVCDLSTQAFIVEETDLFNTASQLIEGEESHHPLIFDLFDDINRGHVFVPSDPEVAVHVGRSLNPNGDIPKMAKTLSRCPVITLKVLRAAKLIGGAEQVSRNIPAAIKQLGAEQCFEFAVRCVLRESLRSDSQTVRNQMRAWWRRAVQMGAVCRVLARIDSRFDRDSAGVVGLMHSISEPVLLSYADQHADLQDPAALQRVLRQNRATVSQVLLTLWNMPHEAVETASINRPWSYDHDGDPNYSDITIAALWHIGRSDDGDEALPAADDVPSLVKSGLANPPDEIMRKVAATIERINNFAASLADP
- a CDS encoding HDOD domain-containing protein; protein product: MTETTEHPSPAALRRLSTLRDLGDDILHTLSAQTFVHHAPKGAELLQIGSEDDAILYLLDGTCELQAEDGAVTTIRHTDESAKSPLARLRPSHYHVVARSPVRFLRIDNGLLSESLGSVEPHSGLTIDNYEVEEEEDLGHLGAENRLTLRLYEDLNTEHLLLPSLPEVAVRIGEAVNNDDADARRIAKLIETDPAIAVKVIKAANSARFGGVAQLATVADAVARLGMQNIRTLVVTFALRELFRTDSKVLKKRMLGLWEHSRRIAALTHVLSTRVNGFNPHEAMLAGLIHDVGGLAVISYAREVPEVAEDPVALEASIRSLRSQLSGLILSKWKLPVELANAAKEAENWRREHPGKPDYADLVIAAQVHEGIFGDLDPQKVPAVARLGLMVDEQSQHLQALKDDEAEAEIAAAKQLLAG